The stretch of DNA GCAATCACCGAACATCCGAAAATGGTTGGTTCTGCCTCACTTTCTTCGCAGAATCTTTCACTTTCTCTTCTGAACGTTCATGTTtcttgtttgtttgtgttttctcTGTTTAATTATTGTCTGTTTTGCAGACCGGAGAGACCGTGAACCCAAAAGCTTACCCTTTGGCGGATGCTCAACTCACCATAACAATACTTGATCTTGTTCAACAAGCTGCCAACTACAAGCAACTCAAAAAGGGTGCTAATGAaggtttttctctcttttcttatgtctttttcattctttccgAAGTTTGAAAAAGTTGTAATTGGTGTTAACGCGTTCCGTTTGTTTCAGCCACCAAAACTCTGAATAGAGGTATTTCTGAGTTCGTTGTCATGGCTGCAGACACCGAGCCTCTTGAAATCCTTCTCCATCTTCCTCTGCTTGCTGAGGACAAGGTAATCTATTTCCCTACAAATGTTTCTTATGCAAtctaattgattttaatttatcgTAAACGACAGCAGAATGAGGATatgcaagaaaaataaaatgataaaaaaaaagtttaaaatgcaGGTCTAAGTGttaaaatacaattcaaaagGGTGGAAAAATTATTTCTCAATTTTCTATCTCCTTTGTATTATTTTGGTTGGCATAAATCTTTAACTGCAGTCTTTCTTGTAACATCAGACTTGTGTATGATTTTTTACTGATTGAGGATTAACTTTGAAGTCCTCGAGCCTATTTCCTCTTTGtgtattttcatatgaaattttTTCAAGCATGATTAAGTTATTAGTATAGGTTCCTAAAgattcaaatcaaaatattgATGTTTCCTGTTTGACTGGTTCTGAAATGGATCTCTGAAAACACTCCCAACAAATATGATCAATGCTTGTTTGGATTATCAGTTGTTTTGTAATAGAGTAATTTGCTGCTTCTGAAGTatgaaacttttatattttacaatctaatatttttatttgtgatttattaatatgtatgcCCCAGTACAACACGTAAGATTTGTGTAGTAATGCTCTGACCTTGAGTGAACATTTACTCTGATGGAAACTTAGCATGTTCACAATAACCCTTCTCATGGAAACTTATTATCTTagatttttactattttactgTTTTTGTAATTTACTGTTGGTCCTTATTTCTCAAGGAGGAAAGTAACCTTTACCCTTGGATGTTTGTTTGAATTTTGTAGAATGTTCCCTATGTATTTGTCCCATCGAAACAAGCACTTGGGCGAGCATGTGGTGTCACACGGCCAGTGATTGCATGTTCTGTTACAACTAATGAAGGAAGTCAACTGAAATCCCAAATTCAGCAGCTAAAGGTATTCACTGTGACTTTACTTCAATATTGTTCATATACTTGCTAACTGTATTACCCATTAGTGATGTTAAAATCTGGATCAGTCATTCTATTAGTAAATGTGTTAAGTAACAATTCACTGGTTTGATTGTAATTGTGTGGTTTTAAAACTGgtcatgataaaatatttaactattatatAATATCACTCAGTAATTACCTAACCAAAAATCACCAGGTCTTATGATAAACTGGACTCTCTGAAAGTTGCTATCGAGTTATAGTGAATAAATAAGGATTCTGAGTATTTTGTGGGTGTGCAGGATGCTATTGAGAAGCTTTTGATCTGAAAATTTGATATTCGGTATGACGGGCTTCTTGAGTTGTGCTGATTGCTCCTTCAGAGGCTTTGACTGGACGAATTGTCGTGTTCAACAGGCAAAGGTGTTTTATGTGTAAAcctacatttatattttatctatgcTGCGAAAGATTGTTTGGAAGTAATTTTGTACTCGATGTTTTACACTGCTACTGTAAAATGTTTGATGTTATGTATGTGGGGGttctcttatgaaattttgactTGATGAGTTTCTTCTTTTTATGAGAAGTTActgtttgtttttgtgttttagtAGGTTGTGAGAAGCTTGCTATGGTATCCCAACAAAATGGGacttttaattgttaaaaattccTTCTAGTAACTTCTTAGAATTATTtcttcaacaaatattttttttataatcataacaaaagaataaatgtcttctaaaaattattttgggtGAATAgtctaataatttaatttaccaaaataaatctcgtattttaaaattgttagtAGACGCTTTTCagtttattcaatttagtttctgcTATCTAGTTTTGATGATTGCGTGAAAATTCAGAATGCGATGTATTGTATAGATTTGtaaacataaacaaacaaaacaaaaatgtagaATATAATCTGTCTGGGAACAACCAACAAAATTAGTATCCTCCTTATTGGTTGCACCAAATTCTGATGTCAAACGTGCATAGGTTATATACAAATCAAATTGGTGTTCAAATCTTTTTAGTGTGCATCACGATTACCGATTACCTAATTTTGGTTACGTCTTCTACTCTTTCTGTGTAGATCACACTTTGTTTTTGTCTTGAGTCATCGTCTCTTGGAAATTATCTTTTAAAcgtgaaattaaatttatattaattgaagttttaactatttttcatGTATAAACTGGAAgttaattgaatttttcttttagaaatgtTTCAATCAACAAGTTAAACAATAAACGTTATTCACTTGAAAGTAAATTACAATATCATTTTTTCAGATTTTCAAActtaattatatgaatattcttTTAGCATGTTTAGATAGAtgaactaaaatagtttttttttttaattataagagataaagattattttttttaatttcaagatCCAGAAACCAATTTGTCTTAAATTTAacgaattaaaaatatatttaaatcatatagTTAGaggttatctttttttttttaatgcgaGAGCGAATTGACATTAAACCTTCATGAAAATGGTTATAAATCTTTACCTGACATTCAACCTTAATAATTCATATGATTTAGATTTATTCCTCTCATTCTTATATATGAATtctagatataaatataaaagattaatttgCGTGTTAACTAAAGAAGTTagttaacataattttattttagtaatttcatTTAATCTTCCCCTTTTCGGTTTCCTCCTTTGGTTtcatcaataaaacaaataattgcaAATGAATGAATTTTCAATTAAAGGGAGCATGTAACAAGAGGACTAAAATTAATGGAAGATGAACTCTTAATAAACTTCCTCTTTTCAACTATTCCCACATATTTTTTCTCTGGACAATCATTGTTAAATGATTCTATCCgtataaatatgttttgtaataatagaaatatatagAAATATAGCTACGAAATTTTCGATTATACCTCTTAATTGGTTCATCAGCAAGCAATACATATTCagtcaaaataaattaatatacaacGGAATGCACTAAAATAACTAcgtcacattttttttttaatgttttaataaaatgaaatgttaAAAGAATGTTTTGGAGATATTATACGAAAtattagagataaaataaactataatgtatatgtaatttataaagttaagaTAATCTTAAATTTGTACTAGTATTATAAATTTGATCAAACTCCTCCATTACgctcaatattttaaaatttcaataaaagtttgcgaaaaatattcaaaattaaaaggaaacaaattaaaagatagAAAAACGTTGTTGTCAAATTAAGTGATAGTTACTATCATCTTATTCATGTTGTCTCTCCCAGTTTTGGTTTGGGAATATTTTAGTGCAGAGAAGACCACAGAATTTGTGATCTTCCACTATTGTGAGTACTTTCACAGTCCATGGGAAGAATCATATGAACATCAAGTTGGTGTTCTTTTTGCATCAACCACAACGCATCATCGCTGACTACAAATACTGAAAGCAATGACTTAGAACTAACTCGCAACGGTTCAATTTGGTAGAACGTGTGTGTGGATTAAGTGCGCCTTGTCGCGCGCAGGAGATGGAGGAGCACACCTTCGTGTCCAAAGCGAGGAACGCCTTTCATTCTGCGGCGGCAAAAGCGGAGCGCGTGCTCATGGATTTCAAATCCGATCGAGGTGAGTGAGGTTCTCAGCGCGCCACATTGAAACAAGCccgaaaaagaaaaactctctCGCGACCTATATTTCGGTTTCTTTTTTTACTTATCTAGCTTTATATTTAGCTTTAAGCggatttgcctattttttctttccttctctTTTCCCTTCGTTTTTTTAGGGAGATTTAAACAATTAATGATTAAAACAACAATTATCGTGTTCGGAATTAACATTGACTCAATTTGTTGACCGTGAAGAAGATCACGATAGGAACTCGTCGCAGGAAGCGGATTCTCCCAACAGCAACATCGAAAACGAGTCCAAGGAGGTAATGGCCGTGTATcagtaattattattaatgttaattattatttgttaatctGAACTTGGTGTTGGTCATATAATTTGGGTAAATAGTGTTTCGAAGCGGAAACATTTTCAATCCTACAGAGGTTggattgttttttgtttttttttttcctgcacTTTGGGGAGCTACATTTGATTATGAGACGAAACTATAATGGTTTGTTTCGTTAGGTTTTAATTTTAGGTTCGTGAGGGAAGGGAAATTTAGATTAGGGTGATGACGTGGGATGTATTGAAATTCATCATCTGGTGAATCTACTCATTAATGAAATCTGCTTTGTATTTATTTCGTTTACTCAACTCAATGTCCTTcctcaaaattaattataatccAGAATAAACGTGAAGGTGAcatctttatttttgtgtacAATTTATTGTCAGTATTTGCGGGAACCTTGCTGAGTGGAAAGTTGTGATACGAAatttgttttgacttaaaagaTGATTGGAATATGTTTACCTATTTGTCTGCGTTTATGGCTAGGTAATTGTTAGGCAACATTTGTCATGTAGTGAGTGGTTAATTACTTGCACATTGGTCTTTGTGAGGGGATGGTGCAGGTTCGCAGTGATTTGAAGCATATAAAGTGGAGGCCTCCGCATATTGGAATAAAGCAGGATTGGCAAGATAGGATAAAGAACATCGGGAGAGGGAGAAAAGAAGTTGAAGATACTGATAAAGTTGGGGATGCGAACATGGCAGTTCCATTTTATGATGATAATTTATACACCCTGAATGTGAAGAAAGATCAAGATGCTAAGGtaagaaaatatgaaacattTTAACTGAAGGATTCATCTTCCAATTTCCAACTGTGTGCGGATGATTGAAGTCTCTGATCCACGAAGATAAATCGGGAGTATCTAAGCAAAATCTGATAATGTATGTTGACCGTGAGcattttgtttacaaaatagtCTCTGTTTGACCATGTCGTCATCTTGAACAAAAAAGTTCATGTGTAAGTTAGGAATGCACGGTGTTCTTGTAATAAATTGGTAATGTGTGGGAATCTCATGGTGTGCCTCTTTCCAGTAAATTAGTTGAAGATACAATTgggattttattattattatttgtattttcaatCATACAAATGAGTATCACTTTGATTTGCCAATTCATTATAGATATTGTTGCTTTAGTGATGTATGAATAAAATCTTTGATTCAGGCTTCAGAATTATTTCCTTCAGTTGAAAGCCTAACTGCTGCAACTAAAGATCCTATTCCTCCGTCATCTGTACTCAAGCAATTGGCTGTAGCTGTTGAGTAAGTTGtaattgttttagcaaaatATTTTGCCTTATGTTTCCCCTTTTTCCCGCATCTTTCTGTGAACTACTTTAAGGTTCTCTATTCAACGTTGTTTACTTCTATCTCTCTGGTTGTAAAATTCTCCTTCTCTATTTGGCACATATTTATTGAACGTGTGTTATTGTATAATTCAACAACATAAGAAGCCTGTGCTGTCATTCAAAAAGATTCTGCTCAATAATATATCTAACCtcttaaatttgtattttaccTCTTGACTAGGGCTGGAAGTAAAGTGAAGTCAGTGAAAGAATTTATAGGTTCATCAGGAGGTTCTTCACTTGCAAATGACAGGGCAGCCTTGAGTCTCTCTGCTGTTAAGGCGTTAGTGCTACGTGAAAAGGAGGATGGACACACTCAGGAGTTTATTAGCAATGAGAAAGTTGTGCAGTTAATCAGTTCTTTGTTTGATCCAGGTATGTGAATTGTAGGTGGCTTGCTGATGATGTTTTTATGCTCCTCGTTTTCTTTAACCCACTATCTGCAATGATCTTTCACTTTCATTGTAATATTTGCAAGATATTCGCAGAGGGAGATTTCCTTACGAGAAAGATCAACTCTAATACAGAGGAAACTGCCATGACGTCTTTGCCAAGAGATATTCATGGTGCTCCTCCTGAAAGTCTTGTTGTTAAGCTAGCTGAAATCCTTGGAAACTACAGGACTGTCCGTAAAATGGCTCTTTTCTGGTGCTGTGTTGTTGCTGAAGTATGTTTATCTTCAAAAGAATTTCTAGTTCTGATATCATACACGTTATTACTTACCAAGAGACCTAGACTTTATTTGCAGTATTGATCTTATATTTTCCATTGTGTATGAACGGTTATCTGAAGTAACCAGTTTACGGGATTATGATCTTTTTAACAGAGTGAATCATCATTACTAGATTAATATCTTCATCTAGATCACACAATTTGGACAGCAAATAATTATGCCATATTAAGAAATGTCATATTTTGTTTCctacttgtttttttatttttaattgttattttataagtttgggAACTTCATTTGGTTTAAGGAGTTGGATAGTGAATTTTTTTTCccttgtttttatgttttctttgtaCTGGTCTAATAAAGTTTGCATCTAGTTATCCTTCCCTTCCCTTTGCAAAGGTCTAAAATTTGTGGAATAGGCAGTCAGATTATTCATATGCTGTTATTGGTACTTGGGAAGCTTTCAAACCAAAACAACTCAATCTGATGTGTACTATAAAGCTGTTTGCCTTTTTTTTCCTCCTCAGATCAGCatgtcaataaaagaaaatataaatcatatgCAAACGTCTTCTGGTTTAGGATATGTTACTTGAACTTAGTTTAGCACTAGTAATTCTAATTTTCCGTAATTACCAGCTGAAGGAGAATATTatgaacttatttattttactgaTACAGGTAAGAAAACTTTGGTCTGAGGGGCAACACTTACCAGGAGTCCCCAAGAACGAGATTCCTGATTTGAATTCATGTCTTgtatatcaacattttcaattaattaattgcTGCATTTCTCGGAAAAGGTTTCGTGTTGTTGCCACTGAATCTCTAGACTCTATGATGAAGCAAGCTAGCTCAGACACAAAAGAATCATCTGATTATAATGCTGGAGCTCCTGCAAGCCCTGTTCTATATGCTAGATTAAACAGTGGGGAGCTTGTTCTACGACTTGGTGCAGATCGTCTTGCTGGAGATATGACATTGTTGGAAACTGGCGAGCCTGTGTATTCTCCAGTCACCCAggtattataaatatttattttttctatataattaCTACTTAACCACACCCTTATAATTGTGATGTTTGGACTATTTTATGTATAGGAAGGGCCTTTGCTTACTGAGGATCTAATCAGGGAAACAGAGGAGTTTGTGCTGCGGACTGGGAGGTCTGTAGGCTATCTGCTATTCATTTTTTACCACCCATCATCTTAAATCTAAATGCGTTTTCTGTTTCCTTGTATATGTGTAAAGTGTATTGATCCCAATTCACTGTTTTGtatcatgaaattttttattaaataagaaatttcTTGTTGCTTCTTGGGCTCTTTATTGCTTGTTAGATGCGTTCCTGTATACCTTTGTGAATTGTTTGACACGATCTAAACCTATGAGTATGAGATATTGACTCACATCTAGACTGTGTCCTGGACCAGTGTCTCTAAGGATAGAGTCTGAACCTATGACCTTAATAATTTATAGAATTTGCATTGATGGACTAGTTGATCAACTTAACATTCACAGAATGCTTTTTTATAATACATTGATGATCATATAACTGTTTCTAATTTGATTACTAAGTTACCTTTTATGGTCAGTGTTGGAGCTGGGTGCTCTCAATTGCTCTCAGATATGCAAGCTTTCAAGGTAAGGGAGCCCTTGAAGGGAATTTTTCTTACTGGTATTCTGAATGTTTCTTACTATATTGAATGTACCTAATGTTTGAGTTAGTTCTGTTTGTTATCACATTTTAGGCTGCAAATCCTGGATGTATTTTAGAGGATTTTGTAAGATGGCACTCTCCTCCTGATTGGACAGACAATGAGGCAAGTGCAGAGGATAGTGATGTTTTTGATAGTGCAGAGTCATTGTCTGCCAAAGGTCAGCTAAGTCGGCGAATGCAAAAAGAAGGTACACGTTCAGTCTTTTCCCTCATGGATTGTTACTTAAATTCTGCTGCAACTATTTGGTGGTCTATTTCTGTGTCAGTGGAGCATCAACATCTGATAAAATTCTGGATTTACTTTgcatgaaacaaaatattttatgcacTGTATCTTATCACTAACTGTGAGTAAACTTTTACCATATGATTTGGGGAGTTGCAAGGAAGACATGCATATGATAGAATCTCACTATACGTGATGAAAATTTTTCATTGCAGGTTGATGTGAAAACTTCTGTGGCTAACTGGTTAATTTTGGTTCTACAATGTCTAACTGCATAGTTTGAATAACTTTGAATGTTGAATTAAGGATTTCATTGTCAGTCAATTCAATTGATATAAGCATAGATAATCAGGTTTCATATTCCTTATTGCCTTGGACAAACCACGGAATTGAAAGTGTTGACACCCTATACCTAAATCTCTATAGCATTTCagaaagatatatataaaataaactggATATTGTATCATATCTATCGTACAGCATTATGCAGACAAATGAATCTTTAGTATTGTCTTACTTTTATTGCAAGTTATAATCCACAACATCTGCAAGAAACATGGGAACTGTTGAGCACTTATTTTCTTCTGATTCATACTGTTAGACTTCTCTGAACTTCATTACATGTCAATGATAGGTAATTTGTGGCGTGAATTGTGGGAAACATCAAAACCAGTACCAGCTGTTAAGCAGGCACCCCTGTTTGATGAGGATTTGGCAGTGTAAGTTGTTGATGAGGATTTTTTGCattaaaaatttgtatatttcaACCCTAAAGCCATATCTTGAATCCTATGTTCCATTCATGTATAGGGAGGGCATCCTCAATGCTTTTGAGGACATCGATCTTTCTGATCTTTTTCTACAGCTGTTTGTTTCTTTGGTAAGttctatatttctttttttttttcacatggcTATTAAAGTTTTATGAGGACTACAAATTTGCTCTATGCCAccaatttttgtaaagaaaTACAATTGTTCTGagcttttaattatttcataaatttgaaaTCACGAAGTATCACGTTGCAAAATATTGCTCGATTGATGAATTTCCTAATAATCCTGTAGTTTTATAAAGGTTCTTGATAGAAATTCACCGCGTTCTTTCTTCTCTTAACAagttgtctcaatttgattgATATCTATTGATTCTTATATACAATTTCTATACCCTTCTAATAATCATACCCTTTTGTTTTGATTATGTAGCTTGGTTTAGGATTTGCAATTGCTGAACCTATGCTGTCTAGTAATGGTGACTTCTCGAAGTTATTCTATGACTGCAAGGAGTACATAATTGCCGCTTGTCAAAGCACCAGATTAAATGAGAAAGTTGATGATCTTTTCCAGGTGAGTTTAGAACAAGTGACTTAATATATCATCTCTCGGAATCCATGTGAAGCTTCAGATCTCTCTATATTGATTAATACCTGAAAGAAATCCATAGTCGATGTGTCAATGTAATCCACTAGAGAAAGTTCTTACCTTATTCTCGTATTTGAACAGTCGTccactaaataaataaatgtattgaatATTGAAGAAAAAGCAACATTTCAAGACTATCACAATCCATGAGACTTGTTACTTTTATGAATACTACCTGTAAGCTCAtgtggaagaaaaaaattattcaaccGGACATGTAATTGATAACAAAACTGTTGGTAGTTGATTTTATCAAAAACTACTTGCTAACACATTTAATAGGGAACTAAATGGTTACGTTCCTGCGTAGGCATATGAAACAGTGGAGAGAATGTTATTAAATCCTGAAGAAGCACTAAAGATGATTAAGCAGACAGACGAATCAACTATGGTTAGTGATGAACCAAAGAGCCCGTTGAAGAAGCTTAAACTTATCTTTGCCGGCAAAGATAAACTGAGGAAGTCTCTCTCAAAGGATCAGTTAAATGAGGAAGAAAAGCCTGGTCGGCAATCATTCTCAAGTTTCTTTGATAGCAAGGCATCTTTGTTTTCAAAGAAGCATCCAAAGTCTGGATCCCCATCTCCTTCTGAGAAATCTCCTCTCGATATTGGTTGGTCGGTTGTATAGACAAATTTCCTCTTCACTGTTTATTGAGGATACCCGAAATCTTTTGGGTTCCCCCTCCCCTGCAGATAACtgtaaattttctttattctttttccaAATACATGGCTGTTTATTCttcattctttttaattaaggGAATTGAAGATAAGTCTTTTTGGCTtcagtaaatataattttatttagtgtACTGTTGGAATCACCTTTGAGATACTCCTCAGGCTTCACACTTCTTTGTAAGAAATCGTAATGCCTGACTGGTTGCGAAGTTTAGTATTTCTCTGATAGAAATTGATCTATTAATACAAATAGTTCGAATCTACGTTTAAGAAATTGTCTctgtaaataaatattgtaaaagtAGCAAAGAAAAAGAGtgtgaatgaaagaaaaagtttAATGTGATAGAGAGATAAAAAGGGAGAAAATTGCCATAAAAGATTGTTCatgaataataatacaacttttACATTAATGGTGTTATACGCTTTTCAGTCTAATTTTCAGTACTAAGAAAAAACATAATCATTGAGGGTAAACTTCTTAAGCGCTAAGTACTTGCTCTTTGAACTACACATTGAAGATATAGACGAAGAAGTGTCTTCTTTCGTGCTAAGGACTATACCCCTCtttattcatcttcttcttcgtcatcttcttcatcttcatcgtCATCATCCTTCTCTTCGTTTGACTCATCCTTTGGAAAAGAGTTGGCAAGGAAACCTGGGACGACAAAATTCGTGACGACGTACATTGATAGAAGCACGCCACTGCAATGTACAgagaatttttgttttaaattatagacTTTAAATAACTATCAAACTCCATTTTGTGAGTTTTACTATGTGCagtgaaggaaaaaaataaaatattggacCGCACCCTATCGGAAGCAACGATGATAGGTCGCCGGATTCTGCTGGAGGAACCACCATTAAATGTGGGAGTGCCTTGGTACTTAATGGAGTTGATGAAGGTAAGTGCAGAAAACATGGAGGTTGGTGGGTAGAAAGGTAAAATAGTTTGGAGGTGTGGCTTATATGATGATGTTGCTGGTGTTTGAGTTTTGCATGCAAGGGAAGAAGCAGTGAAGATTGGAACTGGAGGCACCTCATGGAGAAGCTTACTCTTGTTTCACTCTGTTCCCTCTCTCTGGTGCTTCCGATTGTGATAACGTTTTCAACTGATGGTCCCTTTATGTTTCTGTCTGATacttagttaattttttatttatgaaacaaTAACAAGTCAAGATTATACAATGATTCCAAGTCACCTAATACcttttattctttaatacaggtatatttaattgaagaaaaatgtttgatgaccaaaaatatttaatgcaatgattcaaaataatatttctttgtCCTCGGGGT from Vigna unguiculata cultivar IT97K-499-35 chromosome 8, ASM411807v1, whole genome shotgun sequence encodes:
- the LOC114194585 gene encoding rab3 GTPase-activating protein catalytic subunit-like isoform X1 is translated as MEEHTFVSKARNAFHSAAAKAERVLMDFKSDREDHDRNSSQEADSPNSNIENESKEVRSDLKHIKWRPPHIGIKQDWQDRIKNIGRGRKEVEDTDKVGDANMAVPFYDDNLYTLNVKKDQDAKASELFPSVESLTAATKDPIPPSSVLKQLAVAVEAGSKVKSVKEFIGSSGGSSLANDRAALSLSAVKALVLREKEDGHTQEFISNEKVVQLISSLFDPEGDFLTRKINSNTEETAMTSLPRDIHGAPPESLVVKLAEILGNYRTVRKMALFWCCVVAEVRKLWSEGQHLPGVPKNEIPDLNSCLVYQHFQLINCCISRKRFRVVATESLDSMMKQASSDTKESSDYNAGAPASPVLYARLNSGELVLRLGADRLAGDMTLLETGEPVYSPVTQEGPLLTEDLIRETEEFVLRTGSVGAGCSQLLSDMQAFKAANPGCILEDFVRWHSPPDWTDNEASAEDSDVFDSAESLSAKGQLSRRMQKEGNLWRELWETSKPVPAVKQAPLFDEDLAVEGILNAFEDIDLSDLFLQLFVSLLGLGFAIAEPMLSSNGDFSKLFYDCKEYIIAACQSTRLNEKVDDLFQAYETVERMLLNPEEALKMIKQTDESTMVSDEPKSPLKKLKLIFAGKDKLRKSLSKDQLNEEEKPGRQSFSSFFDSKASLFSKKHPKSGSPSPSEKSPLDIGWSVV
- the LOC114194585 gene encoding rab3 GTPase-activating protein catalytic subunit-like isoform X2; this translates as MEEHTFVSKARNAFHSAAAKAERVLMDFKSDRDHDRNSSQEADSPNSNIENESKEVRSDLKHIKWRPPHIGIKQDWQDRIKNIGRGRKEVEDTDKVGDANMAVPFYDDNLYTLNVKKDQDAKASELFPSVESLTAATKDPIPPSSVLKQLAVAVEAGSKVKSVKEFIGSSGGSSLANDRAALSLSAVKALVLREKEDGHTQEFISNEKVVQLISSLFDPEGDFLTRKINSNTEETAMTSLPRDIHGAPPESLVVKLAEILGNYRTVRKMALFWCCVVAEVRKLWSEGQHLPGVPKNEIPDLNSCLVYQHFQLINCCISRKRFRVVATESLDSMMKQASSDTKESSDYNAGAPASPVLYARLNSGELVLRLGADRLAGDMTLLETGEPVYSPVTQEGPLLTEDLIRETEEFVLRTGSVGAGCSQLLSDMQAFKAANPGCILEDFVRWHSPPDWTDNEASAEDSDVFDSAESLSAKGQLSRRMQKEGNLWRELWETSKPVPAVKQAPLFDEDLAVEGILNAFEDIDLSDLFLQLFVSLLGLGFAIAEPMLSSNGDFSKLFYDCKEYIIAACQSTRLNEKVDDLFQAYETVERMLLNPEEALKMIKQTDESTMVSDEPKSPLKKLKLIFAGKDKLRKSLSKDQLNEEEKPGRQSFSSFFDSKASLFSKKHPKSGSPSPSEKSPLDIGWSVV
- the LOC114194587 gene encoding zinc finger protein 526; protein product: MRCLQFQSSLLLPLHAKLKHQQHHHISHTSKLFYLSTHQPPCFLHLPSSTPLSTKALPHLMVVPPAESGDLSSLLPIGGVLLSMYVVTNFVVPGFLANSFPKDESNEEKDDDDEDEEDDEEEDE
- the LOC114193466 gene encoding NHP2-like protein 1; amino-acid sequence: MTGETVNPKAYPLADAQLTITILDLVQQAANYKQLKKGANEATKTLNRGISEFVVMAADTEPLEILLHLPLLAEDKNVPYVFVPSKQALGRACGVTRPVIACSVTTNEGSQLKSQIQQLKDAIEKLLI